The Mesorhizobium koreense genome includes a window with the following:
- a CDS encoding LysR family transcriptional regulator, producing MRNLTLKQLKAVQAIVDHGKIINAANALGLSPPAVTIQLRQLEEEAGLTLFDRTTDGMRPTAAGLAFLDAAQAIEERLRMLDDQMDAIRGVKTGSIRLGAVSTAKYFAPRLMAAFMKEYPDIEMRLVIGNRAETIASLKNRDIDIALMGRPAKDVPVRASAFGDHPLVIIAPPDHPLAGTRDISKERIAEEHFIIREPGSGTRISLEIFLGEVPGRIDDLGLEMDSNETIKQAVMAGLGIAFISAHTIAFEVEAGRLVILDVAGMPIRRQWFSVMRSDHAISPAMATFHDFLMRKGAMYLPLFGKLYPDSGFAPPDR from the coding sequence ATGCGCAACCTCACCCTAAAGCAGTTGAAGGCGGTTCAGGCGATCGTTGACCACGGGAAAATCATCAATGCCGCCAATGCCTTGGGCCTTTCTCCGCCGGCCGTCACGATCCAGCTAAGGCAGTTGGAGGAAGAGGCCGGGCTTACCCTGTTCGACCGCACGACGGACGGTATGCGTCCCACTGCCGCAGGGCTGGCCTTTCTCGATGCAGCGCAGGCGATCGAGGAGCGGCTGCGGATGCTGGACGACCAGATGGATGCGATCAGGGGCGTCAAGACGGGAAGCATCCGTCTCGGCGCGGTCTCGACGGCGAAATATTTCGCGCCGCGGCTGATGGCGGCCTTCATGAAGGAATATCCGGACATCGAGATGCGGCTCGTCATCGGGAACCGCGCCGAGACGATCGCCAGCTTGAAGAACCGCGATATCGACATCGCCCTGATGGGCCGACCGGCGAAGGACGTGCCGGTGCGCGCCTCCGCCTTCGGCGACCACCCGCTGGTTATCATCGCGCCGCCGGATCATCCGCTCGCCGGAACCCGCGACATCTCCAAGGAGCGCATTGCCGAAGAGCATTTCATCATCCGCGAGCCGGGCTCCGGCACACGCATCTCGCTGGAAATCTTCCTGGGCGAAGTACCGGGCCGCATCGACGATCTCGGCCTCGAGATGGATTCCAACGAGACGATCAAGCAGGCGGTGATGGCCGGGCTGGGCATCGCCTTCATCTCTGCCCACACCATTGCCTTCGAGGTGGAGGCCGGGCGGCTGGTCATCCTCGACGTGGCCGGCATGCCGATCCGCAGGCAATGGTTCTCGGTGATGCGCAGCGATCACGCCATCTCGCCAGCGATGGCGACCTTCCACGATTTCCTGATGCGCAAGGGTGCGATGTACCTGCCGCTGTTCGGGAAGCTTTATCCGGACAGCGGCTTCGCGCCGCCGGATCGCTGA
- a CDS encoding ABC transporter permease, translating into MTSEPATRVDAATAVPLPSRGFGLGQYAICLSGIMLREGLRFLHQRERFIAALVRPLLWLFIFAAGFRQVLGVSIIPPYKTYVLYEVYITPGLCGMILLFSGMQSSLSMVYDREMGNMRTLLVSPFPRWFLLVSKMLAGVVVSIAQVYAFLVIARLWGVKAPAMGYLYILPALFLSGLMLCALGMLLSSMIKQLENFAGIMNFVIFPAYFASSALYPLWFIQQGSPPLYKICLVNPFTHAVELIRFAFYGELNWISLGVVAGYTIVFLAGAIFAYDPSRGLMTRKQDRGGNG; encoded by the coding sequence ATGACAAGCGAACCGGCCACCAGGGTCGATGCCGCGACCGCTGTGCCGTTGCCGTCGCGCGGCTTCGGCCTCGGGCAATACGCCATCTGCCTTTCGGGTATCATGCTGAGGGAAGGCCTGCGCTTCCTGCATCAGCGCGAACGCTTCATCGCAGCGCTGGTGCGCCCGCTTCTCTGGCTCTTCATCTTCGCGGCGGGATTCCGGCAGGTGCTCGGCGTGTCGATAATCCCACCCTACAAGACCTATGTCCTTTACGAAGTCTACATCACGCCGGGCCTCTGCGGCATGATCCTGCTTTTCTCGGGCATGCAGTCCTCCCTTTCCATGGTTTACGACCGCGAGATGGGAAACATGCGCACCCTGCTGGTCAGTCCTTTCCCGCGCTGGTTCCTGCTGGTGTCGAAGATGCTCGCCGGCGTCGTCGTCTCCATCGCACAGGTCTACGCCTTTCTGGTGATTGCCCGGCTATGGGGCGTCAAGGCGCCGGCCATGGGCTATCTCTATATCCTGCCCGCGCTATTCCTTTCCGGACTGATGCTGTGCGCGCTCGGCATGCTGCTCTCCTCCATGATCAAGCAGCTCGAGAATTTCGCCGGCATCATGAATTTCGTCATCTTCCCGGCCTATTTCGCTTCCTCGGCGCTCTACCCGCTCTGGTTCATCCAGCAGGGCAGTCCGCCGCTCTACAAGATCTGCCTCGTGAACCCCTTCACACATGCGGTCGAACTGATCCGCTTCGCGTTCTATGGCGAGCTCAACTGGATTTCGCTCGGCGTGGTCGCCGGTTACACGATCGTTTTTCTCGCAGGCGCCATCTTCGCCTATGACCCCTCGCGCGGCCTGATGACGCGCAAGCAGGATAGAGGAGGAAACGGATGA
- a CDS encoding ABC transporter ATP-binding protein, which produces MRHVKADGGVAALDVSGVSHSYGPKKALNEVSFSIAPASFTVLLGLNGAGKTTLFSLITRLYNTRSGSIRIFGFDVARASGEALRRLGIVFQARTLDLDLSVRQNLTYHAALHGIGRRDARKRIAELLEIVDLSDRLQDKARSLSGGQMRRVEIARALLHRPSLLLLDEATVGLDIQSRAAILRTIRRLVETEGIGILWATHLIDEVEDGDDVVVLRQGNLVAKGSVRDVVQSTGKSSIRAAFSELSGIGQPSATEAS; this is translated from the coding sequence GTGCGGCATGTGAAGGCGGATGGCGGTGTGGCGGCGCTCGACGTCTCGGGCGTCAGCCATTCCTATGGCCCCAAGAAGGCGCTGAACGAGGTCTCCTTCTCGATCGCGCCGGCGAGCTTCACCGTGCTGCTTGGGCTCAACGGCGCCGGCAAGACGACGCTCTTCTCGCTCATCACTCGGCTCTACAATACGAGAAGCGGCTCGATCCGGATTTTCGGTTTCGACGTCGCCCGAGCCTCCGGCGAGGCGCTTCGCCGGCTCGGCATCGTCTTCCAGGCGCGCACGCTCGACCTCGATCTCAGCGTCCGCCAGAACCTCACCTACCACGCCGCGCTGCACGGCATCGGCCGCAGGGATGCGCGGAAGCGCATCGCCGAACTACTCGAGATCGTCGATCTCAGCGACCGCCTACAGGACAAGGCGCGCAGCCTGTCGGGCGGCCAGATGCGGCGGGTCGAGATCGCGCGCGCGCTGCTCCACCGTCCGTCCTTACTCCTGCTCGACGAAGCGACGGTCGGGCTCGACATCCAGTCCCGCGCCGCCATCTTGCGGACGATAAGGCGGTTGGTCGAGACCGAAGGGATCGGCATCTTGTGGGCCACCCACCTGATCGACGAGGTCGAGGATGGCGACGATGTGGTGGTGCTGCGGCAAGGCAATCTCGTCGCCAAGGGAAGCGTGCGCGATGTGGTCCAATCGACAGGCAAGAGCTCGATCCGCGCGGCCTTTTCCGAACTGAGCGGCATCGGCCAGCCGAGCGCCACGGAGGCGTCATGA
- a CDS encoding YVTN family beta-propeller repeat protein codes for MHTQVKQKRRSPVRKGIYVAAAAIAACLADGPAFAYTAYVSNEKDNTMSVVDTTTMKVVKTVDVGQRPRGITISPDGKFVYLCASDDDQVQVIDTSTFEMVGSLPSGPDPELFVLSPDGKTLYVANEDDNLVTVIDVESKEVLAEIPVGVEPEGMGVSPDGKTMVNTSETTSMAHFIDTQTHEVTDSVLVDTRPRFAEFTPDGSQVWVSAEVGGTVSVIDNKTRQVVKKINFAIPGLRAETIQPVGVSITADGKKAYVALGPANHVAVVDTKTYEVKKYILVGQRVWHLAFTPDQKTLITTNGNSNDITFIDTATDEPVQSVTVGQQPWGVVVSPK; via the coding sequence ATGCACACTCAAGTGAAGCAAAAACGGAGGAGCCCGGTGCGCAAGGGAATTTACGTAGCGGCGGCCGCGATTGCCGCCTGCCTGGCCGACGGTCCGGCTTTCGCCTACACGGCCTATGTGTCCAACGAAAAGGACAACACGATGAGCGTCGTCGACACCACGACGATGAAGGTCGTGAAGACCGTCGATGTCGGCCAGCGGCCGCGCGGTATCACCATCTCGCCCGATGGCAAATTCGTCTATCTCTGCGCCAGCGACGACGACCAGGTCCAGGTCATCGACACATCCACTTTCGAGATGGTCGGTTCGCTCCCCTCCGGCCCAGACCCCGAACTCTTCGTGCTCTCTCCCGACGGCAAGACGCTCTATGTCGCGAACGAGGACGACAACCTCGTCACGGTCATCGACGTCGAGAGCAAGGAGGTGCTCGCGGAAATCCCGGTTGGGGTCGAGCCGGAGGGCATGGGTGTCAGTCCGGACGGCAAGACCATGGTCAATACGTCCGAGACCACCAGCATGGCGCATTTCATCGACACGCAAACCCATGAAGTGACCGACAGTGTGCTTGTCGATACAAGGCCGCGCTTCGCCGAATTCACGCCGGACGGCTCACAGGTCTGGGTGAGCGCCGAGGTCGGTGGCACGGTGAGCGTGATCGACAACAAGACGCGCCAGGTGGTGAAGAAGATCAATTTCGCGATCCCCGGCCTGCGTGCCGAGACGATCCAGCCAGTGGGCGTCTCGATCACGGCGGACGGCAAAAAGGCCTATGTCGCGCTCGGCCCGGCGAACCATGTCGCCGTGGTCGACACCAAAACCTATGAGGTCAAGAAGTACATCCTTGTCGGCCAGCGCGTCTGGCATCTCGCCTTCACGCCGGACCAGAAGACGCTGATCACCACCAACGGCAATTCGAACGACATCACCTTCATCGACACCGCGACGGACGAGCCCGTGCAGTCGGTCACCGTCGGCCAGCAGCCCTGGGGTGTCGTCGTTTCGCCGAAGTGA
- a CDS encoding ABC transporter substrate-binding protein, translating into MVPYTRLFVIALFFLGVNLSGALAQQTAPQAKPQKQSAEIRIGYLRAYAPKLTLSLLDLPPRDEGIAGAKAGIKDDNTTGKFMGQNFDLDVTEVKPDADVVKPFNDLVAKGDHFIIVDLSTPQILSIADMARDKGVFLFNVGDRDDSLREEDCRINVFHIAPTRSMLADALAQYLIVKKWPRWVLIYGSHKPDQLYADALRRAATRFGGQIVAEKEFKDTGTARRTDTGLAQVDQQITAFTQGFPDYDVMLVADESEVFGTYLPYRTWSPRLVAGTAGLVPSAWHPASEQWAGIQMQNRFLREYGRHMLSKDMNAWTAARVVGEAASRTRSNDPKTMSDYIRSDKFSVAAFKGQKLTFRKWDLQLRQPIFLGDDRAVVSTSPQAPFLHQSSTLDTLGVDQPETRCTLK; encoded by the coding sequence ATGGTGCCTTATACTCGTCTCTTCGTCATCGCCCTTTTTTTTCTGGGCGTCAATCTCTCCGGGGCGCTGGCGCAGCAAACGGCGCCACAAGCCAAACCGCAAAAGCAGTCCGCCGAGATCAGGATCGGCTATCTGCGCGCCTACGCACCGAAGCTGACGCTCTCGCTTCTCGACTTGCCGCCGCGTGACGAGGGCATCGCCGGCGCCAAAGCCGGGATCAAGGACGACAACACGACCGGCAAATTCATGGGCCAGAACTTCGACCTGGACGTGACCGAGGTGAAGCCCGACGCCGATGTGGTGAAGCCGTTCAACGATCTCGTCGCCAAGGGCGACCATTTCATCATCGTCGATCTCTCGACCCCGCAGATCCTGTCGATCGCCGACATGGCACGCGACAAGGGCGTGTTCCTTTTCAATGTCGGCGACAGGGACGACAGCTTGCGCGAGGAAGACTGCCGCATCAATGTCTTCCACATCGCGCCGACGCGCTCCATGCTGGCCGATGCGCTGGCGCAATACCTGATCGTCAAGAAGTGGCCGCGCTGGGTGCTGATCTACGGCTCGCACAAACCCGACCAGCTCTATGCCGATGCGCTTCGCCGCGCCGCCACCCGCTTCGGCGGCCAGATCGTGGCAGAGAAGGAGTTCAAGGATACCGGCACGGCGCGTCGCACCGACACCGGGTTGGCGCAGGTCGACCAGCAGATCACCGCCTTTACGCAAGGCTTCCCTGACTACGACGTGATGCTGGTAGCCGACGAAAGCGAGGTTTTCGGCACCTACCTGCCCTACCGCACCTGGAGCCCAAGGCTCGTCGCCGGAACGGCCGGCCTCGTTCCCTCCGCCTGGCATCCGGCGAGCGAGCAATGGGCCGGTATCCAGATGCAGAACCGTTTCCTGAGAGAATACGGCCGGCACATGCTCTCGAAGGACATGAACGCCTGGACGGCGGCCCGCGTCGTCGGCGAGGCGGCGTCGAGGACGCGCAGCAACGATCCGAAGACAATGAGCGACTATATCCGCTCCGATAAATTCTCGGTCGCGGCCTTCAAGGGCCAGAAGCTCACCTTCCGCAAATGGGACCTGCAGCTCAGGCAGCCGATCTTCCTCGGCGACGACAGGGCCGTGGTGTCTACCTCGCCGCAGGCGCCTTTCCTGCATCAATCGTCAACGCTGGACACGCTCGGCGTCGATCAGCCGGAAACCAGATGCACACTCAAGTGA
- a CDS encoding (5-formylfuran-3-yl)methyl phosphate synthase, translating into MTRMLASVRTADEAEIVLSGGADIIDLKDPGAGSLGALPVEEIGRLRRLIAGRAPVSAVCGDLPMEPETIRATAEAIAATGIDYVKVGFFPSGKAADCAGALAGLASRTKVVAVLFADLVPDFELLSAFAANGFHGAMLDTADKSKGRLLDHLLPERIPPFVRRSKSLGLMTGLSGSLEEPDIPRLLPFHPDFLGFRGALCDRSRRTNAISAEAVRRIRALIPEERREDTTAGVDYRLLAARGYSPGSVDPALGTDRIFVSDFVLPVEIGAYSFEHGHTQKVRFDVSADVLRVTDAPEDMRHVFSYDIIMDGIRAIVASGHVQLTETLAEQVAARVLESPRVARVTVRVQKLELGPGGVGVEIERKRAAEKTLAPRFDAVSGDSGADVGAHRKKGATS; encoded by the coding sequence ATGACCAGAATGCTGGCGAGCGTCAGGACGGCCGACGAGGCGGAAATTGTCCTTTCCGGCGGCGCGGATATCATCGACCTCAAGGATCCCGGAGCCGGATCGCTCGGCGCTCTGCCGGTCGAGGAGATCGGCCGGCTCCGTCGCCTGATCGCTGGCCGGGCGCCAGTCAGCGCGGTTTGCGGCGACCTGCCGATGGAGCCCGAAACGATCCGTGCTACGGCGGAGGCGATCGCCGCGACAGGCATCGACTACGTGAAGGTGGGTTTTTTCCCGTCCGGCAAGGCGGCGGATTGCGCGGGAGCGCTCGCCGGGCTCGCCAGCCGGACCAAAGTCGTTGCCGTGCTCTTTGCCGATCTCGTTCCTGATTTCGAACTTCTGTCCGCTTTTGCGGCGAATGGTTTCCATGGCGCCATGCTCGACACAGCCGACAAGTCGAAGGGCCGGTTGCTCGACCATTTGCTGCCCGAACGGATCCCTCCGTTCGTCCGCCGCAGTAAATCGCTCGGTCTTATGACGGGGCTGAGCGGCTCGCTCGAAGAGCCTGATATCCCGCGACTTTTGCCTTTCCATCCGGATTTCCTCGGCTTTCGCGGGGCGCTTTGTGATCGCTCCAGGCGCACGAATGCGATCAGCGCGGAAGCCGTCAGGCGTATCCGCGCGCTTATTCCGGAAGAGCGGCGCGAGGATACGACCGCAGGCGTCGACTACCGGCTGCTCGCGGCGCGCGGCTATTCGCCGGGCTCCGTTGACCCAGCGCTTGGCACCGATCGCATCTTCGTCAGCGATTTCGTCTTGCCGGTCGAGATCGGTGCCTACAGCTTCGAACACGGCCACACCCAGAAGGTGCGTTTCGATGTCTCTGCCGACGTGCTGAGGGTGACCGACGCTCCGGAAGACATGCGCCATGTGTTCTCCTACGATATTATCATGGACGGCATCCGTGCCATCGTGGCTTCCGGCCATGTTCAATTGACGGAGACGCTCGCCGAGCAGGTTGCGGCACGCGTACTCGAAAGCCCGCGCGTGGCGCGGGTCACGGTCAGGGTCCAGAAGCTGGAACTCGGACCGGGCGGCGTCGGTGTGGAAATCGAGCGCAAGCGGGCCGCGGAGAAGACACTGGCGCCGCGCTTCGATGCGGTTTCCGGCGATTCCGGCGCGGACGTCGGGGCGCACCGCAAGAAGGGTGCGACCTCTTGA
- a CDS encoding amino acid kinase family protein, which produces MRPVVAKPNVVKPIVVKLGGSTVDGADLQTWIAALAAARLPLVVVPGGGPFAELVRTEQKHLGFSDEAAHAMAILAMDAFGCVIMDGQARMTPARSLDELERALDEEKIPVWLPSSMTIGAADIPASWDITSDSLAAWLAGRIKAEALLLIKQTDAFSAEGSVADLMARGIVDPAFAAMLPGGVGLFLAGPADAAGARSTLAAGKLPGTKIRTAAVPLRRAG; this is translated from the coding sequence TTGAGGCCGGTCGTTGCCAAGCCCAATGTGGTTAAGCCCATTGTGGTTAAGCTCGGCGGCAGCACCGTGGATGGTGCCGATTTGCAGACCTGGATCGCGGCCCTCGCCGCCGCCCGGTTGCCGCTGGTCGTCGTGCCGGGCGGCGGTCCCTTTGCCGAACTCGTGCGCACGGAACAGAAGCACCTGGGTTTCTCGGACGAGGCCGCACACGCCATGGCTATCCTTGCCATGGACGCCTTTGGCTGCGTCATCATGGACGGGCAGGCTCGAATGACACCGGCCCGCTCGCTGGACGAATTGGAGCGCGCGCTCGATGAGGAAAAGATTCCGGTCTGGTTGCCCTCATCGATGACGATCGGGGCAGCCGATATCCCGGCCTCCTGGGATATCACCTCGGACTCGCTAGCGGCTTGGCTCGCGGGCAGGATCAAAGCGGAAGCGCTCTTGCTGATCAAGCAGACGGACGCCTTCTCGGCGGAGGGCAGTGTCGCCGATCTCATGGCGCGGGGCATCGTCGATCCCGCCTTCGCGGCCATGCTGCCTGGCGGTGTCGGCCTCTTCCTGGCTGGTCCGGCCGATGCGGCAGGTGCGCGGTCGACACTCGCTGCCGGCAAGCTCCCCGGAACGAAGATCAGAACGGCAGCAGTTCCGCTGCGCAGGGCCGGCTGA
- a CDS encoding flavoprotein, whose amino-acid sequence MAKVHSPRWAWALTGSGHFFVESFALIHELEHCDIFVSKAANEVLRMYGLKLDFPDTMRVLHDKTASAVPVGGFYHGLYHTVVVAPATSNTVAKCVAGISDTIATNVFAQAGKCRVPAIVFACDTAPELETMAPHGLVKVYPRPIDLENTERLKSFERTHVVESLAELTEAVAARRRELESHG is encoded by the coding sequence ATGGCAAAGGTGCATTCGCCGCGCTGGGCCTGGGCATTAACCGGCTCCGGCCATTTCTTCGTCGAGAGCTTCGCCCTCATTCACGAACTCGAGCATTGCGATATCTTCGTCTCGAAAGCCGCGAACGAGGTGTTGCGCATGTATGGGCTGAAACTCGATTTCCCCGACACGATGCGCGTGCTTCACGACAAGACGGCGAGCGCTGTGCCGGTTGGCGGCTTCTATCATGGGCTCTACCACACCGTCGTCGTGGCGCCGGCGACGTCCAACACGGTGGCGAAATGCGTGGCCGGCATTTCCGATACGATCGCCACCAATGTCTTCGCCCAGGCCGGCAAATGCCGTGTGCCGGCGATCGTCTTCGCCTGCGATACCGCACCGGAATTGGAGACCATGGCGCCGCATGGTCTGGTAAAGGTCTATCCACGACCGATCGACCTTGAAAACACCGAGCGCCTGAAAAGCTTTGAGCGCACGCACGTCGTGGAATCGCTTGCGGAATTGACGGAAGCCGTCGCCGCGCGCAGGCGCGAACTTGAGAGCCATGGCTGA
- a CDS encoding DUF6513 domain-containing protein, giving the protein MAERFAFLTGHLAKARLDRVLAGLGDAGFSWEVIDIGVKVAALMSEQIVLRRLVLPEGVDRVVLPGRFRGSLETLSAHFGVSFERGPDELADLPAYLGRPGGPPDLSRYDIRIFAEIVDASMLSLDQVVKRADQLASAGANVIDLGCLPETPFPLLGEAVAALKGRGLSVSVDSADRKELETGARAGADYLLSLDENSLPLAFDHPAVPVLIPSVPGDLDSLGRVIEAASRANIPFIADPVLDPIHFGFAASLGRFIEARRRWPEVELLMGTGNLTELTDADSSGVTAVLAGLCSELEIRNVLVVHVSPHTVRTVEEHDIARRILFAAKADGALPRGYDPGLLQAHDRKPFTAAPEDIEALAGEVRDANFRIMTAEDGVHIFNAKGHEVARDAFDLFPKLGVEADGAHAFYLGAELTKAEIAWRLGKRYAQDEPLSWGVAAPTPEQDRARLAEAGHTLRAKKER; this is encoded by the coding sequence ATGGCTGAGCGGTTTGCCTTCCTTACCGGCCATCTCGCCAAGGCACGCCTCGATCGTGTCCTCGCCGGGTTGGGTGATGCCGGTTTCTCGTGGGAGGTCATCGACATCGGCGTGAAGGTCGCCGCGCTGATGAGCGAGCAGATTGTCCTGCGCCGCCTGGTGCTGCCCGAAGGCGTCGATCGCGTCGTCCTGCCCGGCCGCTTTCGCGGCAGCCTCGAGACGCTGTCTGCGCATTTCGGCGTGTCTTTCGAGCGCGGGCCGGATGAGCTTGCCGACCTGCCGGCCTATCTCGGCCGGCCGGGCGGTCCGCCCGATCTTTCGCGCTACGACATCCGTATCTTCGCCGAGATCGTGGACGCGTCGATGCTCTCGCTCGACCAGGTCGTGAAGCGTGCCGACCAGCTTGCGAGCGCGGGCGCGAACGTCATCGATCTCGGCTGCCTGCCGGAGACACCGTTCCCGCTGCTCGGCGAGGCGGTTGCCGCGCTCAAGGGCAGGGGGCTGTCGGTCAGCGTCGATTCGGCTGACCGGAAAGAGCTTGAGACGGGCGCGCGGGCCGGTGCCGACTATCTCCTCAGCCTTGACGAGAACAGCCTGCCGCTTGCCTTCGACCATCCGGCCGTTCCGGTGCTCATCCCTTCCGTGCCAGGCGATCTCGATTCGCTCGGCCGCGTCATCGAGGCGGCAAGCCGCGCCAATATCCCCTTCATTGCCGATCCGGTGCTCGATCCGATCCATTTCGGTTTCGCCGCCTCGCTCGGCCGCTTCATCGAGGCGCGCCGCCGCTGGCCTGAAGTCGAACTTTTGATGGGCACCGGCAACCTCACGGAATTGACCGACGCGGACAGTTCCGGCGTCACGGCGGTGCTGGCCGGCTTGTGCTCGGAGCTTGAGATCCGCAACGTGCTTGTCGTGCATGTCTCGCCGCATACGGTACGCACGGTCGAGGAGCATGATATCGCGCGCCGCATTCTCTTTGCGGCGAAGGCCGACGGCGCGCTGCCGCGCGGCTATGATCCGGGCCTGCTGCAGGCGCATGACCGCAAGCCGTTCACGGCTGCACCGGAGGATATCGAGGCGCTGGCGGGCGAGGTGCGCGACGCCAATTTCCGCATCATGACCGCCGAGGACGGCGTTCATATCTTCAATGCAAAGGGGCATGAGGTTGCGCGGGATGCGTTCGACCTCTTTCCGAAACTCGGCGTGGAAGCCGATGGCGCACATGCCTTTTATCTCGGCGCCGAACTTACCAAAGCCGAGATCGCCTGGCGCCTCGGCAAGCGCTACGCGCAGGACGAGCCGCTGTCGTGGGGCGTCGCGGCGCCGACGCCCGAGCAGGACCGTGCCCGCCTCGCCGAGGCGGGGCATACGCTGCGTGCGAAGAAGGAGCGATAG
- a CDS encoding DUF447 domain-containing protein, with protein sequence MPYIRETIITTIDRGGKVHIAPIGIIAERDGWVIAPFRPSVTLDNLGEVPFAIANYTDDVRIFAGCLTGRKDWPTVPLDGFPVPRLAAALAHSVLQVESVSDDSVRPRHFCCVVKEEMHAPFTGFNRAKAAVLELAILVSRLSMLPREKIEAEIAYLSIAIEKTASPDEREAWGWLMEKVEGYFAGG encoded by the coding sequence GTGCCCTATATCCGCGAAACGATCATCACCACCATCGATCGTGGCGGGAAGGTCCATATCGCGCCAATCGGCATCATCGCCGAGCGGGACGGCTGGGTGATCGCGCCGTTCCGGCCCTCGGTCACACTCGACAATCTCGGCGAGGTGCCGTTCGCGATCGCCAACTACACGGACGATGTGCGGATCTTCGCCGGCTGTCTCACCGGGCGGAAGGATTGGCCGACCGTTCCGCTTGACGGGTTCCCGGTACCCCGGCTTGCGGCGGCGCTGGCGCATTCGGTGCTTCAGGTGGAGAGCGTCAGCGACGACAGCGTGCGTCCGCGCCATTTCTGCTGCGTGGTGAAGGAGGAAATGCACGCGCCCTTCACCGGGTTCAACCGTGCGAAGGCAGCCGTGCTGGAGCTTGCGATCCTGGTCAGCCGGCTTTCCATGCTGCCGCGCGAGAAGATTGAGGCGGAGATTGCCTATCTGTCCATAGCCATCGAGAAGACCGCCAGCCCCGACGAGCGCGAGGCCTGGGGCTGGCTGATGGAGAAGGTGGAGGGGTATTTCGCGGGCGGTTGA
- a CDS encoding hydantoinase/oxoprolinase family protein: protein MEKGKSIVAGFDVGGAHLKVARAESGRVVLARTFATPIWQGLDSLVSAIGEAAPLYADADTLAFTMTGELSDIFPSRDEGVAALLDEISRRFPSGDKLVYAGRSGFVGIGQAAQLSADVASANWHATASLVGKLAGEALFMDMGSTTTDILRIKDKKVANEGYTDAERLLTGELVYTGFTRTFIFGVASAAPVRGRMTPLMNEYFASMADVHRILGMLDEKDDKHPSADGKEKTVQGSIARLARMVGRDAADLLPLEWLDIAGWFSEQQLRKIHDAALLVSGGLASDAPIVGAGTGRRQIARLATRMERRFIDFADLIPANEDVRAEASSAAPAAAVALLAGTF from the coding sequence ATGGAAAAAGGAAAGAGCATCGTTGCCGGCTTCGACGTCGGTGGCGCGCATCTCAAGGTAGCGCGAGCGGAATCGGGCCGCGTCGTCTTGGCCCGGACCTTCGCTACGCCGATTTGGCAAGGGCTGGACAGCCTGGTGTCGGCTATCGGCGAGGCGGCGCCCCTTTATGCCGACGCGGATACGCTCGCCTTCACCATGACGGGCGAACTGTCCGACATCTTTCCCTCCCGCGATGAAGGCGTCGCCGCGCTGCTGGACGAGATTTCGCGGCGTTTTCCCTCCGGCGACAAGCTTGTCTATGCCGGTCGCTCCGGCTTCGTCGGCATTGGACAAGCCGCGCAACTCAGCGCCGATGTGGCCTCTGCCAACTGGCATGCCACCGCTTCGCTGGTGGGAAAACTCGCGGGCGAGGCGCTGTTCATGGACATGGGCTCGACCACCACGGACATTCTGCGGATAAAGGACAAAAAGGTTGCGAACGAAGGCTACACCGATGCCGAGCGGTTGCTGACCGGCGAACTGGTCTATACCGGCTTCACCCGCACCTTTATTTTCGGCGTCGCATCGGCGGCCCCTGTGCGCGGGCGGATGACGCCGCTGATGAACGAGTATTTCGCCTCGATGGCGGACGTGCACCGGATCCTCGGCATGCTGGACGAGAAGGACGACAAGCATCCTTCCGCCGACGGCAAGGAAAAGACGGTGCAAGGCTCGATCGCGCGGCTGGCGCGCATGGTCGGGCGCGATGCCGCCGACCTTTTGCCCCTCGAATGGCTGGATATCGCCGGCTGGTTCAGCGAACAGCAGTTACGCAAGATCCACGACGCGGCTCTGCTGGTCTCTGGAGGGCTCGCTTCGGATGCACCGATCGTCGGCGCCGGAACCGGCCGTAGGCAGATCGCCCGGCTGGCGACCCGCATGGAGCGCCGTTTCATCGATTTCGCCGACCTCATCCCGGCCAATGAGGACGTGCGCGCCGAAGCAAGCAGCGCCGCCCCCGCCGCCGCCGTGGCGTTGCTGGCGGGAACATTTTAG